A genomic region of Corticium candelabrum chromosome 6, ooCorCand1.1, whole genome shotgun sequence contains the following coding sequences:
- the LOC134181505 gene encoding uncharacterized protein LOC134181505 — MSSGRSDEATSASHDKEVPKAEEVHTLQSNWQTRSTPATRGIPAASGIKELLLPVSVLVYYIGEEKYESDIFPRKIEEFDESKEDIKVYLERLQHCMAANKITIPPADQADAIESRVSVILTVIGASKYGVLRNLLTPAVPNTKTYTELVHTLKAHFKPQSLVIAERFRFYHRDHDTIQKKLLSEKDLAYKRACDLAQAVELAARNTAELASHAQPRESNVYLVSTATKKEFKKPTMNTGEQCYRCGGKHDAQKCWHKKSKCHRCTKVRHLKHICKSKTQLETMLVDCNEREEDQDTAEDTDEFGMYYIQKAQDIGEIHTINWSTPKYMVKVVVGKDPIQMELDIGAVVSVASEQLYNCYLRRYSLEKTNLKLRDYHGRPLELKGVARFPVQYERQKRNLPLGERGPKTEVEKIIERHQAGFKDGYSVIKDLKATIHLKQGAKPVFRKNRAAPYAMREAIATELDRLEKNKIVSKVDHSEWATPTVNIPKKDTTVRICADYKVTLNQLIDMNRYPLPTAEDIFATLAGGKQFTTLDLSHAYTQLEVEDTSKEYLTLNTHKGLYRLNNLSYGVSSAPAIFQRTMDQILSGLDGVACYLDDIILTAPSKREHLTLLENVLAKLERQGIRLKQSKCAYIQDEVEYLGYVVDSRGIRPTQAKTRALLEAPRPGVVTELASHLGLLRYYSRFLPDISTILQPLDELRHKKGMWLWNDKCDKAFQESKQMILGARVLCHYNMSSLRATPRRMV; from the exons ATGTCGAGCGGCAGAAGCGACGAAGCTACTAGCGCAAGCCATGACAAAGAGGTGCCAAAGGCGGAAGAAGTTCACACGCTTCAAAGCAACTGGCAGACACGCAGTACGCCCGCAACACGTGGCATACCAG CGGCTAGCGGAATCAAGGAGCTACTTCTACCTGTTTCCGTCCTGGTATACTACATTGGCGAAGAGAAATACGAATCTGACATTTTCCCGCGCAA GATCGAAGAGTTTGACGAGTCCAAAGAAGACATCAAAGTCTACCTCGAGCGCTTACAGCATTGTATGGCAGCAAATAAAATCACGATCCCACCGGCAGACCAAGCGGACGCCATCGAATCGCGCGTAAGTGTGATACTGACAGTCATAGGCGCCAGCAAGTATGGGGTACTGAGGAATCTCCTAACACCAGCCGTACCCAATACCAAGACGTACACAGAACTGGTGCACACGCTAAAGGCCCATTTCAAACCACAGTCACTGGTGATAGCTGAGCGTTTCCGATTCTATCACCGGGATCA TGACACAATACAAAAGAAATTGTTGTCTGAGAAAGATTTGGCGTACAAGAGAGCGTGTGACTTAGCTCAAGCTGTGGAGCTAGCCGCAAGGAACACCGCTGAGTTAGCTAGTCATGCACAACCTAGAGAGTCAAACGTCTACCTAGTGTCCACAGCGACAAAGAAAGAGTTCAAGAAACCAACAATGAATACGGGAGAACAGTGTTATCGTTGTGGTGGTAAACATGATGCGCAGAAATGCTGGCACAAGAAGAGTAAATGCCACCGCTGCACTAAGGTGCGCCACCTCAAACACATCTGCAAGAGCAAGACACAGTTGGAGACCATGTTGGTAGATTGTAATGAAAGAGAAGAGGACCAAGACACAGCAGAGGATACCGATGAATTTGGAATGTATTACATTCAGAAGGCCCAGGACATTGGTGAAATTCACACCATAAACTGGTCCACACCCAAGTACATGGTGAAGGTGGTTGTCGGGAAAGACCCCATTCAAATGGAGTTAGACATAGGAGCTGTAGTGTCGGTAGCATCTGAACAACTGTACAATTGCTATCTACGACGGTACTCCTTGGAAAAGACGAATTTGAAACTGAGAGACTACCATGGAAGGCCACTAGAGCTAAAAGGAGTAGCTCGGTTCCCCGTGCAATATGAAAGACAGAAACGAAACCTACCCCTG GGGGAGCGCGGACCAAAGACAGAGGTGGAGAAGATCATCGAGCGACACCAGGCAGGGTTCAAAGATGGATACAGCGTCATCAAGGATTTAAAGGCAACAATACACTTGAAGCAGGGAGCCAAGCCAGTATTTCGGAAAAACAGAGCAGCACCCTATGCTATGAGGGAAGCTATTGCCACAGAATTAGACCGCCTGGAGAAGAACAAGATCGTCAGTAAGGTGGACCATTCGGAGTGGGCAACCCCAACAGTGAACATACCGAAGAAAGACACAACGGTACGCATCTGTGCTGATTACAAGGTCACACTCAACCAACTGATAGACATGAATCGTTACCCTCTTCCCACAGCAGAGGATATATTTGCGACATTAGCTGGAGGTAAGCAGTTCACCACACTAGACCTTTCGCATGCGTACACACAGTTGGAGGTGGAAGACACCTCAAAAGAATACCTCACTCTAAACACACATAAGGGACTCTACAGACTCAACAACCTTAGCTATGGTGTGAGTTCAGCCCCCGCGATTTTCCAGAGAACGATGGACCAGATTCTGTCTGGCCTCGACGGAGTAGCCTGCTATTTAGACGACATTATTTTGACGGCACCAAGCAAGAGAGAGCATCTGACGTTGCTGGAAAACGTCCTAGCGAAACTAGAGCGGCAGGGAATCCGACTGAAACAATCCAAGTGCGCTTATATACAAGATGAGGTAGAGTATTTAGGCTACGTGGTAGATTCCAGAGGCATACGTCCAACACAGGCAAAGACACGGGCACTCTTGGAGGCGCCCAGACCGGGAGTTGTGACAGAACTGGCGAGCCATCTAGGCCTGCTTAGATACTATTCACGTTTCTTACCAGACATTTCAACAATCCTCCAGCCATTAGACGAACTGAGACACAAGAAGGGCATGTGGTTATGGAACGATAAATGTGACAAAGCGTTCCAggaaagcaaacagatgatCTTAGGGGCACGGGTGTTATGCCACTACAATATGTCAAGCTTGCGTGCGACGCCTCGGCGTATGGTTTAG
- the LOC134181506 gene encoding uncharacterized protein LOC134181506, with protein sequence MDDFRVKLAGVTAEVMLLLLSDDEMRFFSSGEVEEVVAPLLGEERVARTRILGYVERVVWSYDDYTFRRHFRMTKLTFNIVLQVIQRYMGREDDSRPGRPSVSTDKQLLLTLWYLANQETIRSIGDRFGVCDATVHRTVRRMMTVVKEAIMGELVVWPTGDRAEAAIEGFRARCGVKNVIGAIDGCL encoded by the exons ATGGATGATTTTCGTGTCAAACTGGCAGGAGTGACAGCAGAAGTTATGCTGTTGCTTCTTTCTGATGACGAAATGAGATTTTTTTCGTCTGGAGAGGTTGAAGAAGTTGTGGCCCCCTTATTGGGTGAAGAGCGCGTAGCCAGAACTCGCATACTTGGGTATGTTGAAAGGGTTGTCTGGTCATACGACGACTACACGTTTAGAAGGCATTTTAGAATGACAAAGCTGACGTTTAACATTGTGTTGCAAGTTATTCAGAGGTATATGGGAAGGGAGGATGATAGCAGGCCTGGTCGACCATCTGTTTCAACAGATAAGCAGTTGTTGTTAACTTTGTGGTATCTTGCTAACCAAGAAACCATACGAAGCATTGGGGAcagatttggtgtgtgtgatgcaACTGTCCATCGTACTGTTCGAAGAATGATGACTGTTGTCAAGGAAGCCATCATGGGTGAGCTGGTGGTCTGGCCAACTGGTGACCGAGCTGAAGCAGCCATTGAGGGTTTTAGGGCACGTTGCGGAGTGAAAAATGTGATTGGAGCTATAGACGG CTGTTTGTGA
- the LOC134181642 gene encoding putative nuclease HARBI1: protein MLFTDCFVGWPGSVHDSRVYRNSPLFQAAESRYSNIFPMDSFLVGDAAYPLSKWTLTPFRDTGNLSEKVKYYNFAQSSTRIVIEQAFAALKGRFRRLKYIDMDSTSVISDVVLTACTFHNVCILGEDNLEDFIEDIEDGRQIHDADNYARVQIDTEGKRKRQTIADELWANM, encoded by the coding sequence ATGTTATTCACCGATTGTTTTGTGGGATGGCCAGGCAGCGTCCACGACTCCAGAGTCTACCGAAACTCACCCTTATTTCAGGCAGCAGAATCAAGATATTCCAACATTTTCCCAATGGATAGCTTTTTGGTCGGAGACGCAGCTTACCCATTGTCTAAATGGACTTTAACCCCATTTAGGGACACTGGCAATCTTAGTGAAAAGGTGAAGTATTACAACTTTGCCCAGTCTTCAACACGAATTGTGATCGAACAAGCATTTGCTGCTCTAAAGGGTCGGTTTAGGCGACTGAAATACATTGACATGGATTCCACCTCTGTTATATCAGATGTAGTGCTGACTGCATGTACATTCCACAATGTCTGTATCCTTGGAGAAGACAACTTGGAGGACTTCATAGAGGACATTGAAGATGGTAGGCAAATACATGATGCAGACAATTATGCAAGAGTTCAAATTGACACTGAAGGAAAacgaaagagacagacaatagcAGATGAACTCTGGGCCAACATGTAG
- the LOC134181510 gene encoding uncharacterized protein K02A2.6-like, translated as MSTVVGAVGPFEGNQEEWMHYVERVKFFCVANGITDTESKKAVLLSVCGVQTYKLIRNLLAPGKPEDAEYDDIVAKVKDHVNPKPSTVVQRFRFNSRSQKPGESVVQFMAELRRFSTDCDFGDTLADMLRDRLVCGVSDGRIQRRLLQEKELTFDKALSLARAMETAALNAEEIQRPTGDSVEGEVHKMQETKPSLPKMKCFRCLGFHPPNSCYAQRMQCHKCKKVGHLARACRGQRQPGQARNEIAAQSPVTKTHRVETTPLTPKAQQAVEEGQSDDGVEGMYTVYVVGKECQNEPLAVTVHINKKAVQMEVDTGASVSIVSESTYKKLWKRQELPGLRRPQVRLHTYSGEPLTVLGELDVRVRTQNQIATLPLIVVRNDGPNLLGRNWMKSLVLPWHEMLQKGHIKSIGTETSCTELLKRFDGVFEEGIGELKGTMAAVKVKEGSAARFFKPRPVPYAYRAKVEHELKRLEAEGIIEPVRFANWAAPIVPILKADGSIRICGDYRLTVNQVAETEKYPLPRVEDIFASLAGGQTFTKLDLSHAYQQVKLEEQSKQYLVINTHLGLFQYNRLPFGVAAAPAIFQRIMDCLLQGIPGTVVYLDDILITGRSQKEHLRNLEAVLSRLAGARIRLKRQKCSFLKKEIQYLGHRIDSKGIYPTDEKVQAVRAAPEPTDVGQLRAYLGLINYYGRFLPGLAKTLASLYKLLRQGMNWRWGEEEKTAFRCSKAALQSDKLLVHYDPRIPLSLACDASPVGIGAVLSHQYPDGGERPIAYASRSLTKAEQGYAQIDREALSVVFGVKRFRQYVFGHQFTIFTDHKPLLTLLGENRGVPAMCSGRVQRWSLMLSSYQYTMTYRPGSLNSNADGLSRLPSSGVPDEEEEPVEAVLALQTLSSSSTKPITAVQIRRGTERDPVLSQVRQYTLTGWPSVVERADIRPYFNRRYELSVSGGCVFWGGRVVVPPQTRSSVLEELHVSHPGETRMKGLARSFVWWPGIDKELERVVKGCHTCQVHRKLPALAPLHPWAQADRAWSRLHIDFAGPFLGQSFLIVVDAYSKWLEVDTMTSTTARVTIKKLQRLFATHGIPEIVVSDNGAAFTSAEFRQFMEGNGIKHIYSAPYHPSSNGLAERAVATFKGAMKRMNSEYGSLESKIDRFLLRYRITPHATTGEPPALLLLGRMPRSRLDLLRPDLAAYTYKKQE; from the coding sequence ATGTCCACTGTAGTGGGTGCCGTCGGTCCCTTTGAGGGAAATCAAGAGGAGTGGATGCATTACGTGGAGCGCGTGAAGTTCTTCTGCGTAGCCAACGGGATCACTGACACAGAGAGCAAGAAGGCGGTATTGTTGAGCGTATGTGGAGTGCAAACGTATAAGCTGATTCGCAACCTGTTGGCGCCTGGCAAGCCGGAAGACGCGGAGTATGACGACATCGTAGCAAAGGTCAAAGATCACGTGAACCCGAAGCCGTCCACTGTTGTTCAACGCTTCCGCTTCAACAGTAGATCACAGAAGCCAGGGGAATCAGTAGTGCAGTTTATGGCTGAACTGCGCCGTTTTTCCACGGATTGTGACTTTGGAGACACACTAGCTGACATGCTAAGGGACAGGTTGGTGTGCGGAGTGAGTGATGGGAGGATCCAACGGAGACTGCTGCAAGAAAAGGAACTCACGTTTGACAAAGCACTGAGTTTAGCCAGAGCGATGGAGACAGCTGCACTGAATGCAGAGGAGATTCAGAGACCGACTGGTGACAGCGTAGAAGGAGAGGTACACAAAATGCAGGAAACCAAGCCCAGTCTACCTAAGATGAAGTGTTTCCGGTGCCTTGGATTCCACCCACCAAACAGTTGTTATGCTCAGAGGATGCAGTGCCATAAGTGCAAGAAGGTTGGACACCTCGCTCGAGCATGTCGAGGCCAGCGACAGCCAGGCCAGGCAAGGAATGAAATAGCTGCCCAATCTCCTGTGACGAAAACACATCGAGTTGAAACCACACCTCTTACACCCAAAGCCCAACAAGCAGTGGAAGAAGGGCAAAGCGATGATGGAGTTGAAggaatgtatacagtatacgTTGTGGGTAAGGAGTGTCAGAATGAACCACTAGCAGTGACGGTTCATATCAACAAGAAAGCAGTACAGATGGAAGTTGATACTGGAGCATCAGTGTCAATTGTAAGTGAGAGCACTTACAAGAAACTGTGGAAGAGGCAAGAGTTGCCTGGTTTACGACGACCACAAGTGAGGTTGCATACTTACTCTGGGGAACCATTGACAGTGTTGGGAGAGCTGGATGTCCGAGTGCGGACTCAAAATCAGATTGCAACGCTACCACTAATAGTGGTGCGTAATGATGGACCCAATCTACTGGGAAGGAACTGGATGAAGTCACTCGTATTACCATGGCATGAAATGTTACAGAAGGGACACATCAAGTCCATTGGTACAGAGACGTCCTGCACAGAGTTGCTGAAGAGGTTTGATGGTGTGTTTGAAGAAGGGATTGGTGAGTTGAAAGGAACGATGGCTGCTGTCAAAGTGAAAGAGGGCAGTGCAGCGCGATTTTTCAAGCCGAGACCAGTACCATATGCCTACCGGGCGAAGGTAGAACATGAGCTAAAGCGACTAGAAGCTGAGGGCATAATTGAACCGGTTCGATTTGCCAACTGGGCGGCTCCCATTGTCCCCATATTGAAAGCTGACGGCTCCATTAGGATCTGTGGTGATTATCGACTCACGGTTAACCAGGTGGCAGAGACTGAGAAGTACCCATTACCAAGAGTGGAAGACATTTTTGCTTCGTTGGCAGGGGGACAGACATTTACAAAGCTCGATCTTAGTCATGCATATCAACAAGTGAAACTGGAAGAACAGTCCAAGCAATACCTGGTCATTAACACCCACTTGGGATTGTTTCAGTATAACAGGCTGCCGTTTGGAGTAGCAGCTGCACCAGCGATCTTCCAGAGGATAATGGATTGTCTGTTGCAGGGAATTCCAGGAACAGTGGTCTACCTAGATGATATTCTCATCACGGGTCGATCACAGAAGGAACATCTAAGGAACTTAGAAGCTGTGTTGAGCCGATTGGCAGGAGCAAGAATTCGGTTGAAAAGACAGAAGTGTTCCTTCTTGAAAAAGGAGATACAGTATTTAGGACATCGGATTGACAGCAAGGGAATTTACCCAACGGATGAGAAAGTCCAGGCTGTTCGAGCAGCGCCAGAACCCACCGACGTGGGCCAACTACGAGCCTATTTAGGGCTAATTAACTACTACGGCCGATTCCTACCAGGCCTAGCAAAGACCTTGGCGTCCTTGTACAAGCTCCTTCGTCAAGGAATGAACTGGAGATGGGGTGAAGAAGAAAAGACGGCATTCAGATGTTCAAAGGCAGCATTACAGTCAGATAAGCTACTAGTTCATTACGATCCGAGGATACCTTTGTCGCTTGCCTGTGATGCTTCACCGGTAGGGATAGGAGCCGTGTTGTCACATCAGTACCCGGATGGTGGGGAAAGACCGATTGCCTACGCGTCCCGTTCTTTGACCAAGGCGGAACAAGGATATGCACAGATCGACAGGGAAGCATTGTCAGTGGTGTTTGGGGTTAAACGGTTTCGACAGTACGTGTTTGGACACCAGTTTACCATTTTTACCGACCATAAACCACTGCTCACCTTATTGGGGGAGAACAGAGGCGTACCAGCAATGTGCTCCGGACGAGTGCAACGTTGGTCACTGATGCTGTCCAGTTATCAGTATACAATGACGTATCGACCCGGATCGTTAAATAGCAATGCAGATGGGTTAAGCCGACTGCCAAGCAGTGGGGTGCCCGACGAAGAGGAAGAGCCTGTGGAGGCTGTGCTGGCATTGCAGACACTGAGTTCATCGTCAACCAAACCAATCACCGCAGTCCAGATACGACGGGGGACGGAGAGAGACCCAGTGTTATCCCAAGTGCGTCAGTATACACTGACTGGATGGCCAAGTGTTGTGGAACGAGCTGATATCCGGCCGTACTTTAACCGACGCTACGAGCTAAGCGTTTCAGGTGGCTGTGTGTTTTGGGGAGGACGCGTGGTAGTACCACCTCAAACACGATCATCAGTGTTAGAAGAGCTTCATGTTTCACACCCAGGAGAAACAAGGATGAAGGGGCTTGCTCGAAGTTTCGTATGGTGGCCGGGCATAGACAAGGAGCTGGAGAGAGTAGTGAAAGGATGCCACACTTGTCAGGTACATCGCAAATTGCCGGCGTTGGCACCTCTGCATCCGTGggcacaagcagacagagcaTGGTCTCGCTTACACATTGATTTTGCTGGGCCGTTTCTTGGCCAGTCGTTCCTTATCGTAGTTGACGCCTATTCCAAGTGGCTGGAGGTGGACACTATGACATCTACGACGGCGCGCGTAACGATCAAGAAGCTGCAGCGGTTATTTGCAACACATGGCATTCCAGAGATAGTAGTATCTGATAATGGGGCTGCCTTTACCAGTGCTGAATTTCGGCAATTTATGGAAGGAAATGGCATTAAGCACATCTATTCTGCGCCATATCACCCATCGTCTAACGGGTTGGCCGAACGAGCAGTAGCAACCTTCAAAGGGGCTATGAAGAGAATGAATTCGGAGTATGGATCATTGGAGAGTAAAATTGACAGATTCCTGCTGCGGTACCGAATCACACCACACGCTACCACTGGTGAACCACCGGCTCTCTTACTGTTAGGGCGGATGCCGCGGAGTAGATTGGATCTACTACGTCCCGACTTGGCGGCCTATACGTACAAGAAGCAGGAGTAA